One stretch of Anolis carolinensis isolate JA03-04 chromosome 3, rAnoCar3.1.pri, whole genome shotgun sequence DNA includes these proteins:
- the LOC103281674 gene encoding oocyte zinc finger protein XlCOF6-like, whose translation MEEEASEYLECGKSFAQSGDLCSNQKTHTGEKPYACLECGKSFAQSGDLCSHQRTHTGEKPYACLECGKSFAQSAHLHLHQRTHTGEKPYTCLECGKSFTSNGSLCKHQRTHTGEKPYSCQECGKSFAQRGNLDVHQRTHTGEKPFKCLECGQSFTASGKLRSHQRTHTGEKPYTCLECGQSFTESGHLRKHQRTHTGEKPYSCLECGQSFTERRSLRKHQRTHTGEKPYSCLECGKCFTESSYLHSHQRIHTGEKPYTCLECGKSFAQRGNLDVHQRTHTGEKPYTCLECGKSFTSNGSLCKHQRTHTGEKPYSCLECGKCFTESSYLHSHQRIHTGEKPYTCLECGKSFAQRVSLDSHQRTHTGEKPYTCLECGQSFTERGSLCKHQRTHTGEKPYTCLECGQSFTQSGSLRSHQRTHTGEKPYTCLECGKSFARRGNLRLHQRTHTGEKPPTCLECGKSFTQSSALRLHQRTHTGEKPYTCLECGKSFARRGNLDVHQKTHTGEKPYTCLECGQSFTERGSLRKHQRTHTGEKPYTCLECGKSFARRGNLDVHQKTHTGEKPYTCQECGQSFTERGNLRKHQRTHTGEKPYTCLECGQSFTENGSLRKHQRIHTGEKPYSCLECGKSFAQRVSLDSHQMIHTGEKPYSCLECGKSFTKSGDLRKHQRTHTGEKPYSCLECGKSFTQSSDLRSHKRTHTGEKPYKCLECGKSFTQSSNLRSHQRTHTGEKPYTCLECEKSFTQIGSLRKHQRTHTGEKPYTCLECGKSYTQSGSLRKHQRTHTGEKPYTCL comes from the coding sequence ATGGAGGAGGAGGCATCTGAatacctggagtgtggaaagagctttgcacaGAGTGGAGATCTATGTTCAaatcaaaagactcacactggagagaaaccctatgcatgcctggagtgtggaaagagctttgcacaGAGTGGAGATctatgttcacatcaaaggactcacactggggagaaaccctatgcatgcctggagtgtggaaagagctttgctcagagtgcACATCTACAtttgcatcaaaggactcatactggagagaaaccatatacttgcctggagtgtggaaagagcttcacttctAATGGAAGTCTAtgcaaacatcaaaggactcacactggtgagaaaccttattcatgccaggagtgtggaaagagctttgctcagagaggAAATCTAGatgtacatcaaaggactcacactggggagaaaccctttaaatgcctagagtgtggacagagcttcactgctaGTGGAAAACTACGTTCACATCagcggactcacactggagagaaaccctatacatgcctggagtgtggacagagcttcactgagagtggacatctacgtaaacatcaaaggactcacactggggagaaaccctattcatgcctggagtgtggacagagcttcactgagagaagaagtctacgtaaacatcagcggactcacactggggagaaaccctattcatgcctggagtgtggaaagtgctTCACTGAGAGTTCatatctacattcacatcaaaggattcacactggggagaaaccctatacatgcctggagtgtggaaagagctttgctcagagaggAAATCTAGatgtacatcaaaggactcacactggggagaaaccatatacttgcctggagtgtggaaagagcttcacttctAATGGAAGTCTAtgcaaacatcaaaggactcacactggggagaaaccctattcttgcctggagtgtggaaagtgctTCACTGAGAGTTCatatctacattcacatcaaaggattcacactggggagaaaccctatacatgcctggagtgtggaaagagctttgctcagagagtGAGTCtggattcacatcaaaggactcacactggggagaaaccctacacatgcctggagtgtggacagagcttcactgagagaggAAGTCTAtgcaaacatcaaaggactcacactggggagaaaccctatacatgcctggagtgtggacagagcttcactcagagtggaagtctacgttcacatcaaaggactcacactggggagaagccctatacatgcctggagtgtggaaagagctttgctaggAGAGGAAATCTACGtttgcatcaaaggactcacactggagagaaaccacctacttgcctggagtgcggaaagagcttcactcagagttcagctctacgtttacatcaaaggactcacactggggagaaaccctatacatgcctggagtgtggaaagagctttgctaggAGAGGAAATCTAGATGtacatcaaaagactcacactggcgagaaaccctatacatgcctggagtgtggacagagcttcactgagagaggaagtctacgtaaacatcagcggactcacactggggagaaaccctatacatgcctggagtgtggaaagagctttgctaggAGAGGAAATCTAGATGtacatcaaaagactcacactggagagaaaccctatacgtgccaggagtgtggacagagcttcactgagagaggaaatctacgtaaacatcaaaggactcacactggggagaaaccctatacatgccttgagtgtggacagagcttcactgagaatggaagtctacgtaaacatcaaaggattcacactggggagaaaccctattcatgcctcgagtgcggaaagagctttgctcagagagtGAGTCTGGATTCACATCAAatgattcacactggggagaaaccctattcatgccttgagtgcggaaagagcttcactaagagtggagatctacgtaaacatcaaaggactcacactggggagaaaccctattcatgcctggagtgtggaaagagcttcactcagagttcagatcTGCGTTCACataaaagaactcacactggggagaaaccctataaatgtcttgagtgtggaaagagctttactcagagttcaaatctacgttcacatcaaaggactcacactggggagaaaccctatacatgcctggagtgtgaaaagagcttcactcagattggaagtctacgtaaacatcaaagg